From a single Azospirillum fermentarium genomic region:
- a CDS encoding GH1 family beta-glucosidase, translating to MMHRRSLLKASLATLGAALGAGPLAGGRTAAPALAQAGGQALAFPPGFVWGVSTSAYQVEGAVTADGRGPSVWDTFSHTPGRIVTGENGDVACDHYHRYLEDVGLMAGMGLNAYRFSIAWPRVMPTGTGAVNAKGLDFYDRLTDALLARGIEPWACLYHWDLPQALQDRGGWTNRDSAGWFTDYALAVAGRLGDRVKRWAMLNEPSVVAIFGHGTGDHAPGLRGTANYFAAIHNQNRAQGQALAALRQTGRTDWSLGTVLTVQPIKAAGGLEANRPAAVLWDAVWNRSCTDPLFLGRYPEPLEADFAPLTKAGDMETIRQPVDFLGLNYYSRLYQRLTTDGLFGTGFDGPPEGTRRTGMGWPVEPDGLLEQLLELRDRYGNPPVYVTENGADYYDWVGPEGKVEDGERIAFLRAHLAAAHQAIAQGANLKGFFAWTLLDNFEWAEGYARHFGLVAVDRETLARRPKASYYWYADTVRRNAVAV from the coding sequence ATGATGCACCGCCGTTCGTTGCTGAAAGCCTCCCTGGCCACGCTCGGGGCTGCTCTGGGAGCGGGGCCGCTGGCCGGCGGCCGCACCGCCGCCCCGGCCCTGGCGCAGGCGGGCGGACAGGCCCTGGCCTTTCCCCCCGGCTTCGTCTGGGGCGTGTCCACCTCCGCCTATCAGGTGGAAGGGGCGGTGACGGCGGACGGGCGCGGGCCGTCGGTCTGGGACACCTTCAGCCACACGCCGGGCCGCATCGTGACGGGGGAGAACGGCGACGTCGCCTGCGACCACTATCACCGCTATCTGGAGGATGTGGGCCTGATGGCGGGGATGGGACTGAACGCCTATCGTTTTTCCATCGCGTGGCCGCGGGTGATGCCCACGGGCACAGGGGCCGTGAACGCGAAGGGGCTGGATTTCTACGACCGGCTGACGGATGCGCTGCTGGCGCGGGGGATCGAGCCGTGGGCCTGCCTCTACCACTGGGATCTGCCCCAGGCGCTGCAGGACCGCGGCGGCTGGACCAACCGCGACAGCGCCGGGTGGTTCACCGATTACGCCCTGGCCGTGGCCGGGCGGCTGGGCGACCGGGTGAAGCGCTGGGCCATGCTGAACGAGCCGTCGGTGGTCGCCATCTTCGGCCACGGCACGGGTGACCATGCGCCGGGGCTTCGGGGCACCGCCAATTACTTCGCCGCCATCCACAACCAGAACCGCGCCCAGGGTCAGGCGCTGGCCGCGCTCCGCCAGACGGGGCGCACGGACTGGTCGCTCGGCACCGTGCTGACCGTGCAGCCGATCAAGGCCGCGGGCGGGCTGGAGGCCAACCGCCCGGCGGCGGTGCTGTGGGATGCGGTGTGGAACCGGTCCTGCACCGACCCGCTGTTCCTGGGCCGCTACCCCGAACCGCTGGAGGCGGACTTCGCCCCCCTGACCAAGGCGGGGGATATGGAAACCATCCGCCAGCCGGTGGATTTCCTCGGCCTCAACTATTACAGCCGGCTTTATCAGCGGCTGACCACCGACGGCCTGTTCGGCACCGGTTTCGACGGCCCGCCGGAGGGAACCAGGCGCACCGGCATGGGATGGCCGGTGGAACCCGACGGGCTGCTGGAACAGTTGCTGGAACTGCGCGACCGCTACGGCAACCCGCCGGTCTACGTCACCGAGAACGGCGCCGACTATTACGATTGGGTCGGACCGGAAGGGAAGGTGGAGGACGGGGAGCGCATCGCCTTCCTGCGCGCCCATCTGGCCGCCGCCCATCAGGCCATCGCCCAGGGGGCCAACCTCAAGGGCTTCTTCGCCTGGACCCTGCTGGACAATTTCGAATGGGCGGAGGGCTACGCCCGTCATTTCGGGCTGGTGGCGGTGGACCGCGAAACCTTGGCCCGCCGGCCCAAGGCCAGCTATTATTGGTACGCCGATACCGTGCGGCGCAACGCGGTCGCGGTGTGA